The Halomonas sp. KG2 genome segment TTCAATGCGATGCACGCGCTAATGCGCCAGATCATGACCGGCGAAGCCTCCGATGCGCAAATTGGTGGCCTGCTAGTGGGGCTTGCCATGAAAGGCGAGAGCGCCGAGGAAATTAGCGCGGCGGCACAGGTTATGCGCGAACTCATGAAGCGTGTTGAACTGCACACCGATAACGTAGTGGATATTGTCGGCACCGGCGGTGATGGTGCGAACCTGTTTAATGTTTCTACGGCGGCTAGCTTTGTGGCGGCTGCTGGGGGCGCTCATGTCGCCAAGCATGGTAACCGCAGCGTTTCTTCTTCGTCGGGCAGTGCAGACCTTTTTGATATCGCTGGCATTTACCTTGATCTTAAGCCTGAACAGGTAGCACGCTGTATCGAACAGGTTGGCGTGGGCTTTATGTTTGCCCCCAACCACCACCCGGCCATGCGCTACGCTATCGGGCCGCGCCGGGAAATGGGCGTGCGCACGCTGTTTAACATCCTTGGCCCGTTGACTAACCCAGCAAGTGCACGTAACCAAGTGCTGGGGGTTTATTCTCCGGAATTAGTGCCGTTGATGGCTGAAGTGCTCCGCAAGCTCGGCAGTCGCCACGTGTTAGTGGTGTGCTCTGAAGATGGCTTGGATGAAATTTCCTTGGCGGCACCGACGCGGGTGGCTGAACTAAAAGATGGCGAAATTACCGAGTACACCATCACTCCAGAAGAGTTGGGTATTGAGCGACAAAGCTTAGCTACGCTTAAAGCAGCCAGCGCTGAAGACAGCTTACGATTGGTAAAAGCCGCATTGAGTGGTGAAGGTGCAGCGGCAGATATAGTGGCACTTAATGCGGGCGCCGCGCTTTACTGTTCAGGTGTGGCCGATAGCTTAAAAGAGGGCGTAATGGTGGCTCAGGATGCACAGGCTTCCAAGCTGCCGTTAGAGAAGCTCCGAGAGCTTTCACACTTCACTAGCGTCTTTAAAGGGTAGACTATCTAATGACTGACCAGGCAACGCCAACAATTTTAACGCGTATTTTGGCTCGTAAAGACGAAGAAGTAGCTGAGCGCCGACAGGCGGTTTCTGAAGCAGAACTGCTGGCGTTGGCTGACAAGCAAAGCGCCCCCCGTGGCTTTATTGCTGCACTGAATGCGCGTATTGCCGCTGGTGACGCAGCGGTTATCGCTGAGGTGAAAAAAGCTTCGCCTTCCAGGGGCGTGATACGTGAGGACTTTCATCCTGACGATATCGCTAAGCGTTATGCAGAGGGCGGCGCAGCCTGCTTGTCAGTATTAACGGATGCCGATTTCTTCCAGGGACATGAAGACTTCCTGATCGCTGCCCGCGATGCCTGTGACCTTCCCGTTATTCGTAAAGATTTTATTACCCATAGCTATCAGGTAACCGAGGCGCGTGCCATCGGTGCAGACTGCATCTTGCTGATTGTTGCTGCCCTAGACGACACTCAGCTGCGCGATCTGCACCAGCAAGCCAATGCGTTAGGCATGGATGTACTGGTAGAAGTGCATGACGCTGTTGAGTTAGAGCGTGCTTTGGCGCTGGATTTGAAACTGGTGGGCATTAATAACCGTAATTTGCATACCTTCGAGACCAGCCTGAACACCACATTAGACCTTCTGCCGCGCATTCCTGAAGGCGTTACGGTCATCACTGAATCCGGTATCCATACCCGCGATGACGTGGAGCTAATGCGTGACCATGAGGTGAACGGTTTCTTGGTTGGTGAAGCCTTTATGCGTGAAGAGGACCCTGGCCAAGCCCTCAAACAGCTGTTCTTTTAATCGACGGTGTTGCGTTGATTAACTTGCCCGCTTGAGGCACGTAAGTAGCGCCTGAAGCGGGTGGTGCAACGTTTGTGCTGAGTAGCGCTTCACCTGGCTGCGGCAGGAGTAGCCGGTGGCGAGCAGCTTGCCTGTGTTTTCGCCGGCTTCCACCTGGGGCTGCCAGGATTGGGCATAAATGGTTTTGGAGGTTGCGACATTACGGGTTTCATGGCCGTAGGTGCCGGACATACCACAGCAGCCGGTCGCCATCAGCTCAAGCTCTAAACCAAATGCGGCAAACACCTGCTGCCAGGCCTTTGGGCTGCCTGGGGCGTTGGTCTTTTCGGTGCAGTGAGATAGCAGCTTAAAGCCAGGATCAGTTAAGTTCAGCTGGCGAGGCGCTAGCGTGTTCATACGCGTGGCCAACCACTCTTGCAGCATCAACACCTCGGGCACTTGCCCGACACCTAAGGCTTTGACGTACTCTTGGCGGTAGGTCAGCGTCATGGCGGGGTCGATCCCCACCATCGGTACGTCGAACTCTGCCAACGCCCGCAGGCGCTTGGCCTGTTTTTCCGCCGTGCGCTCAAAGGCGCCTAAAAAGCCTTGCACCTGCAGCGGTTTGCCGTTGGCAGAAAATGGCATCACGAACACCCGCAGATTCAGCCGCGACAGTAGCTCCACCACATCCATCACCAGTGTGGCTTCAAAGTGGCTGGTGAAGGCATCCTGGACAATGATCACGCTGTTGGCACGCTGCTGTTCAGTCAGCAGCGCAAGCGAGGTGGGCGTGGCTTCGGCCACGCCCCAGGCACGCAGCTGCTTTTTCACGCTGGCGCGGGAAAGCGGCGGGGAGTCGCTCATTCCCAGCCCTTTACGCATTAGGCTATCGACCCAGCGCTGGTTGAGTAGGGCGTTATACAGCGGCGCCACCTTGGCAAGCGTAGGCAGCATGAACTCGGTGCCACCGATCAGGTAATCGCGCAGCGGGCGTAAATAGCGGCCGTGGTAGACCTCTAAAAACTGCGAACGGAACTGCGGCACGTTGACCTTAATTGGGCACTGGCCGGCACAGGATTTACACGCCAAGCAGCCCGCCATGGCGTCGTAAACTTGGTGAGAATAGTCGTGGTGTTGCTTGCGGCTGAGCGTATTGGCGACGCGTAGCGGAAAGCTTTTAATAAAGCCCCAGCCGTTTTCGGCTTTCTTTTTGCGCGACTCTTCCACTACGTCGATCCCTGCCTGGGACTGCAGACGCAACCACTCACGCATCAAGCTGGCACGGCCTTTGGGCGAATGCACACGGTCACGAGTGGCCTTCCAGGAAGGGCACATGGGGTCATCAACATCATAGTTGTAGCAGGCGCCATTGCCGTTGCAGTACACCGCCGCGTCGTAGGCCTGCCACGCCCGTTCATCAATGGTGCGATCCAACTGACCGCGCAGGGGGACGCCATCGATCGTTAATAGCTCAGGGTCACTGTCTTTGGCGATTAGTTCGCTGCCTTCGGCGGGCGACGCAATCTTGCCGGGGTTTAGCTGGTTATGCGGATCAAACGCGGCTTTAACGCGCTGCAGGCTGGGGTATAACTCACCAAAGAATTTGGGGCCGTACTCCGAGCGCACGCCTTTGCCATGCTCGCCCCATAACAGCCCGCCGTACTTCTGGGTTAGGTCAGCCACTTGATCAGAAATCTCACGAATCAGTTTTTCCTGTTCGGGATCTTTCATATCCAGCGCCGGGCGCACGTGCAGTACCCCCGCATCGACATGGCCAAACATACCGTAGGAGAGCTTACGGGCATCCAGTGCGGCGCGAAACTCAGTAATAAAGTCAGCCAAGTGCTGCGGTGGTACGGCGGTATCTTCGACAAACGCAATTGGGCGCTTTTCGCCCTGCACATTGCCCAGCAAGCCCACCGAGCGTTTGCGCATGGCGTAAACTTTTTGGATCTGCGGACGGCCTTCCGCCAGGGTGTAGCCTAAGCGCGCTACCGTGGGGTCTTGGCTCAAATGGTCCGTGAACGCCCGCACCCGTTCTGCCAAGCGCTCAGGATCATCGTCATTAAACTCGATCAGGTTAATGCCACGAATTGGCGTGCTGCCGGTGGCGGGGAAAAACGTCGCCACGCTGTCCCAGACAAAGTCCTCCATGGCCAGCTGCAGCACGGTGTCGTCGATAGTTTCAATCGAGGTGGGGCGCGCGCTGGTCGTCATCAATGCCTTGGCATCGCGCAGCGCGTCCATAAAGCTGGCGTAACGCACATTGACCAGCGTGGCGTGCTTGGGAATCGGCAGCACATTGAGTACCGCTTCATTCAAAAAGCCCAGCGTGCCTTCCGAGCCACACAGCAGGCTGTTCAGGTTCAGTTGGCCTTCTGCTTCCCGCAGATGCGCCAGATCGTAGCCGGTTAAGCAGCGGTTGAGCGGCGGAAATTTCGCCTCAATCAGCCCGCGCTGTTGGTCAATAATCTCAGCGGCGGTGGTATGCACCTGGCCGAGAAGGCCGGATTGGGCAACGGCCTGCTGCTCCTCGTCCGCGCTAAGCGGGCGGCTCTGCAGATGCTGGCCTCCCAGCAGAACCGTATCCAGTTCCAGCACATGGTCGCGGGTTTTACCGTACTCGCAGCTACCCTGGCCGCTGGCATCGGTGGAGATCATGCCGCCGATGGTGGCGCGGTTAGAGGTCGACAGCTCTGGGGCAAAAAACAGCCCATGGGGCTTCAGCGCCGCGTTGAGCTGATCTTTCACCACGCCCGCCTGAACGCGTACCCGCCGTGCCTCTACATCGATCTCGAGGATCTGGTTCATATGGCGGGAAACGTCCACCACAATGCCGTCGGTCAACGACTGGCCGTTGGTACCGGTGCCGCCGCCGCGAGGCGTGAGCACGACATCGCGGTGGGGCAGCTCGGCAGCTAGCTTGGCAAGGCGCTCAAGGTCTTCCGCGTGCTTAGGAAACACCGCCGCCTGGGGCAGGCGCTGGTAAATCGAATTATCCGTTGCCAGCACCGTGCGGTTGGCATAGTCAGGGGCTATCTCGCCTTCGAAGCCACGGGCGCGCAAGGCGTCGAGGAAACGCACATAATGAGTGCTTAGGCGTTTAAACGGGGCCGTACGAGAATCCAAAGATGCAATCATAGTTGATCAAGCCGTCACTGCTGGGAGCGGATAGGGGATACGCTACTTTACCGCAGCTACCGCGGCTCTGCATCTTGATGGCGCGTCTTATGCGCTGCCAAGCGCCTCTTTTACCAGCGCTGCGCTGGTCGCGTTCATGGGTAGTGCCAGAGCAAGTGCATGTGCTTGGGGGGACATCTTGCCCCAGGTTTTTTGCACAATACGCACCATATGGTCGTGCTCGACCTTGCGGGAGAAATCTGCAAAGTAATTTTCCAAGAACACTAGGCAAGCGCAATCTTCCAGCGCTTGCACATCGGAGTCGCGGCCAAGACCTTTCTTACGGATAAGCGTTGCGGTTCGTTCGGCGTCTGCTGCGCTATAGCCAGCGTCACGCATCAGTTGAGCAGCGGTATCGCCCGCGCGCTCACCCTGATCGCGGCGCCAGGTTAAATAGCCTATGCGCCCTTCAGGGTAATCGCTGCGCGGCACAAGCCAGCGCTGGAGATGCTGGGCGCGTACCGCCAAACGCAGCAGTTCGGCAGGGGCAGATTGCAGCTGTGCTAACCAATGGCTCATGCGCTGGGCGTAGGCAAGCTCCTGGGGCAGGGGTGTGCCATCGGCAAGGGTGGTTTGGCGCGGATCTTGGGCGTGAAGCGCATCAATGGCCGTTAGAGTTTGTTCAAACGCAGAGGGCATAAGAGCTCGCATGGTTAGGGGGGATTAACAATATGCTAGCAGGTTAGCGCCAGGCCATAAAAAAAGCGCCCGCTGCGCAAAGGCAGCAAGCGCTAAAGTAACATTCATAAAAAAATCTATGCGCGGTTGTTGTTATAAACCTCTTCGTTTAGTTCGCCTTCGCTTTTACCCACCAGGGTCGTGACCATCAAATCACCCGCCACGTTTACGCTGGTGCGGGCCATATCCAGAATACGGTCGATACCGGCAACCACCGCAATCGCTTCCAGAGGCAGGCCAATTTGTGCCATTACAATCGACAGCATTATGAGACCCGCGCCGGGAACGCCCGCGGTGCCAATTGAGGCCAGCGTGCCGGTGGCCACAATCATGCCGTAATCCATCATGGTTAGATCGGTGCCGGTCATCTGGGCAATAAACAGCACGACTACGCCTTGGTAAAGCGCCGTGCCGTCCATATTAATCGTCGCGCCCACGGGTAGCACAAAGCCAGAAACGCCCTCTGAAACCCCTAGGTTTTTTTGCGCACAGCGAATCGACACCGGTAGCGTGCCAGCAGACGAGGCAGAGGAGAACGCCACCACAATGGCATCCAAGCTGCCTTGGAGGTAGCGCACAGGGTTCAAGCGGCCAAGTAGTGAAATAAACCCAGAGTAAATTACCAACACATGCAGAATGCAGGCGAGATATACCACGCCAATCAGCTTGGCCAGCGGCAGCAGGATTTCTAAGCCGTATTGGCCTGAGACATGGGCGATTAAGCCAAATACACCAAAGGGCGCAAAGGCCATCACAATGCCGGTGAGCTTGTACATAGCTTCA includes the following:
- a CDS encoding dicarboxylate/amino acid:cation symporter, with protein sequence MQETAKKGKFSWWSSIALWKKILAGLALGILAGALLGETASVFKPLGDIFINAIMMLIVPLVFSTLVVGITSMRDPQKMGRIGARTITLYLVTTAFAISIGLLLSTLLQPGVGVDLSFDTEVTANEAPSLISILVNLVPRNPLDALANGNIMQIIVFAIGLGISLTLIGEKGEPVMKVFDSFAEAMYKLTGIVMAFAPFGVFGLIAHVSGQYGLEILLPLAKLIGVVYLACILHVLVIYSGFISLLGRLNPVRYLQGSLDAIVVAFSSASSAGTLPVSIRCAQKNLGVSEGVSGFVLPVGATINMDGTALYQGVVVLFIAQMTGTDLTMMDYGMIVATGTLASIGTAGVPGAGLIMLSIVMAQIGLPLEAIAVVAGIDRILDMARTSVNVAGDLMVTTLVGKSEGELNEEVYNNNRA
- the trpD gene encoding anthranilate phosphoribosyltransferase gives rise to the protein MQMRDAINAVMRREDLSFNAMHALMRQIMTGEASDAQIGGLLVGLAMKGESAEEISAAAQVMRELMKRVELHTDNVVDIVGTGGDGANLFNVSTAASFVAAAGGAHVAKHGNRSVSSSSGSADLFDIAGIYLDLKPEQVARCIEQVGVGFMFAPNHHPAMRYAIGPRREMGVRTLFNILGPLTNPASARNQVLGVYSPELVPLMAEVLRKLGSRHVLVVCSEDGLDEISLAAPTRVAELKDGEITEYTITPEELGIERQSLATLKAASAEDSLRLVKAALSGEGAAADIVALNAGAALYCSGVADSLKEGVMVAQDAQASKLPLEKLRELSHFTSVFKG
- a CDS encoding DUF4202 domain-containing protein, which codes for MPSAFEQTLTAIDALHAQDPRQTTLADGTPLPQELAYAQRMSHWLAQLQSAPAELLRLAVRAQHLQRWLVPRSDYPEGRIGYLTWRRDQGERAGDTAAQLMRDAGYSAADAERTATLIRKKGLGRDSDVQALEDCACLVFLENYFADFSRKVEHDHMVRIVQKTWGKMSPQAHALALALPMNATSAALVKEALGSA
- a CDS encoding FAD-binding oxidoreductase translates to MIASLDSRTAPFKRLSTHYVRFLDALRARGFEGEIAPDYANRTVLATDNSIYQRLPQAAVFPKHAEDLERLAKLAAELPHRDVVLTPRGGGTGTNGQSLTDGIVVDVSRHMNQILEIDVEARRVRVQAGVVKDQLNAALKPHGLFFAPELSTSNRATIGGMISTDASGQGSCEYGKTRDHVLELDTVLLGGQHLQSRPLSADEEQQAVAQSGLLGQVHTTAAEIIDQQRGLIEAKFPPLNRCLTGYDLAHLREAEGQLNLNSLLCGSEGTLGFLNEAVLNVLPIPKHATLVNVRYASFMDALRDAKALMTTSARPTSIETIDDTVLQLAMEDFVWDSVATFFPATGSTPIRGINLIEFNDDDPERLAERVRAFTDHLSQDPTVARLGYTLAEGRPQIQKVYAMRKRSVGLLGNVQGEKRPIAFVEDTAVPPQHLADFITEFRAALDARKLSYGMFGHVDAGVLHVRPALDMKDPEQEKLIREISDQVADLTQKYGGLLWGEHGKGVRSEYGPKFFGELYPSLQRVKAAFDPHNQLNPGKIASPAEGSELIAKDSDPELLTIDGVPLRGQLDRTIDERAWQAYDAAVYCNGNGACYNYDVDDPMCPSWKATRDRVHSPKGRASLMREWLRLQSQAGIDVVEESRKKKAENGWGFIKSFPLRVANTLSRKQHHDYSHQVYDAMAGCLACKSCAGQCPIKVNVPQFRSQFLEVYHGRYLRPLRDYLIGGTEFMLPTLAKVAPLYNALLNQRWVDSLMRKGLGMSDSPPLSRASVKKQLRAWGVAEATPTSLALLTEQQRANSVIIVQDAFTSHFEATLVMDVVELLSRLNLRVFVMPFSANGKPLQVQGFLGAFERTAEKQAKRLRALAEFDVPMVGIDPAMTLTYRQEYVKALGVGQVPEVLMLQEWLATRMNTLAPRQLNLTDPGFKLLSHCTEKTNAPGSPKAWQQVFAAFGLELELMATGCCGMSGTYGHETRNVATSKTIYAQSWQPQVEAGENTGKLLATGYSCRSQVKRYSAQTLHHPLQALLTCLKRAS
- the trpC gene encoding indole-3-glycerol phosphate synthase TrpC is translated as MTDQATPTILTRILARKDEEVAERRQAVSEAELLALADKQSAPRGFIAALNARIAAGDAAVIAEVKKASPSRGVIREDFHPDDIAKRYAEGGAACLSVLTDADFFQGHEDFLIAARDACDLPVIRKDFITHSYQVTEARAIGADCILLIVAALDDTQLRDLHQQANALGMDVLVEVHDAVELERALALDLKLVGINNRNLHTFETSLNTTLDLLPRIPEGVTVITESGIHTRDDVELMRDHEVNGFLVGEAFMREEDPGQALKQLFF